The genomic segment aaatatttatgtttattaacaatgtaaaattaaattataaaatattattttttaaaaagtgggctgacCCGTGAGGTCCGCAGCCCACGGTGTAATAGCGTGGGCTTGGTGTTTTTTGGCCTGTCATTAAAATGAGTCAACCCAACCTAACCCATTAAACTCAAAGCCCATATGAGCTAACCCAGATAGGTTGGGCCAACCCGTATTGACAACTCTACTAGAAAGCCGTCAATGCCTCTCCGTGTATGCAACTCAACTACATCCGTTTCAAATTGCTTCACACTTGCCGCCCAACTTGCAAATGTTTATACAACTGGCACAAATCAAAATGACTGACGGATAATTAAACAAAGCATAAAGTTATCGCGAAAACCTGTAATTATaaacaaatttttgaaaagaacatgggattaaactcctTCAAATCTCCAGCCAAAGCCATTAATCAACTATGTAACTTTTTTCTGATAATTGAAATGTATGGGTCAACTTACGACCGCCTCAACAATttcatttttgtaaaaaaaaaaaaatttatgtccaAGCCACTTTGCAGGAACCTCAAACTATTCCAACAGACATAACTAGGAATGGAGTAATATTGGCAGCAAACACAACGGAGAAAACAATTCTAGTGGGATATAGCGCCAACTAGTAGGAATTTTCTTCCAGCAAACTGTCATTGAACAATACTACTATACCTCGTCAACTTGGACTTCATATAGAAACAGCCTTTGTACCTCTTCTTTTCTGGTTTTTAGTGATCTCTCTTCATTTTCTTCCCAGGCAGAAACACAATATACAAAACGATCACTAGCTACTAACTAGCATCACTTCGGCATGAAGCATGAGATCAGACTGTCATAGTGAGCAACCTCTTCGTCAGTTAATAGTACAACGGGAAATTATTTCACACTTTTAGTATTGGTAGATACAACTTACCTGGAGTTTAAACAAAACATATGAATCACAAAATAAATAGTGAGTAAAAGAATAAGGCAGTACACaagggaaaaaagaagaaggaaaaagtgaCTTCTGCTGTTAAAGAGGCTGATAGCACATTGCCATAATGAGCTGGTGGCAATGTGTATTTGCTTTCATGATCTGAGATTTTAACGTCCTTTTGGATTCATGATTTGAGAGAAAACAGCACTAGGTGTTAGCCCGTCTGAGTCCTCACTGGCAAGGCTGCAGCCGCCAATGCTCATAGATACCCCACTGCTTTGTGAGTCAGTCATGCTCGCATCATAACCTGGGGATGCATTTAAATCCTTCTTTCCTTTGCATGTGACATCAAAGCCTTCTTCAACGTCCACTTTTCCAAAACCCTTGCCACACTCCTCTGCACTCTCCTGAAGTTGCAGAGCAAATTCAAGGTTCCACAGCACATCTCCCATCGAGGGCCTGTCTACACCAACATCAGAGACACACTTCACTGCTGTCTCGGTAAATTTCTTCAAGCATTCTGGTGCAAGCTTCCCTTTCAGATATGGGTCGATTATCTGGTCAAAAGTTCCCTTCTTGTAGCAATGGAAAGCCCACTCTGCCAAGCTCACTTGCTCCTTTGGAAGAGTTGGGTTCAGCACTGGCCGAGCACACAAAATCTCAAACAGCACTACACCAAATGAATAGACATCAGATTTGTCTGTGAGTTGCTGCCTCCTGAAGTATTCTGGATCCAGATATCCAAAACTGCCCTTCACCACAGTACTGACATGGGTGTGATCCAATGTAGGGCCTGTTTTAGACAACCCAAAATCCGAAACCTTTGCCACCCACTTCTCATCTAACAGGATATTAGTGGTCTTTACATCACGGTGAATAATGGTATGCTTCGCACCAGTATGAAGATAGTGCAACCCACGAGCAGCACCAATGCAAATCTCAAGCCTCTGCTTCCAAGGTAAAGGAGGTTTCTGGGTTTTATATAGATGCTCACGAAGGGTACCATGAGCCATGTAGTCATATACAAGGATCATTTCACAGTTCTCTTCACAATAACCAATCAAAGAAACAAGATGGCGATGGCGAAGTTTTGAGAGCATTTCAATTTCAGTTTGGAATTCATGAACACCTTGCTCAGAGAGAGGATTACCACGTTTGATAGCTACTTTTGTGCCACCATCAATATCTCCCTGGTATACTTTGCCAAAACCACCCACCCCAAGAAGCAGTGCTTCATCAAAGTCATTGGTGGCTGCCTTGATCTCAGCAAATGAAAAGTGACGACAAAGGTTTGATGGGAGGGACGAAGCATAACTGCCTGTAGTGTTTGTCTTAGTGGAACCAGAAGTATGTGAATTTCCATACAAAGAAAGTGGGAGCCAgcctgacggtccatcacttgGACTTTGAACCTTCCCACGTTTCCGGCGGCGCGCGACAAGGCATACAACTAAACTAATAAGAATTGCGGCAGCAATTCCGCCTCCAATGCCTCCGCCAATAGCTGATGTGTTATTTTTTGATTGACCTTTCTTGGATGGCAGAGGGTCAATATGATCTGGTTCTGCAACTGGAACAGGATTAGGTCCAGCAAGGTTTCCATTGGTGTCACTCACTTTAAAAATTTCTATGCCATTCAAAATTGCATCATACCAATTTGATTTTGAAGCAACGTTTGGATGGAGCGCAAGCCAAAGATCCTGCTGTGAAGCCCCAGAAGGAACAGAGACCACATAATCCTTGTAGAAAGGAACTCCGTTTCTTCCAGCCCAAGCAATGACATCTGCTGCAGGTTCCGCAGTCTGATTATTCATGTAGATGACAAACACCCTCTGGTTGACTTTTGTGATATTTGTAGTGATTTCACAGAAATGGAGcctaacaagataagagaatccCGGATCAACAGAGAATACCCAACTCAAATTGTATTGCAGGTTAACTTGAGCAGTTGGACCCATTGACCTAGCTGTCTTATACACATCAAGTGGGGCAACGTAGGATGGCATTCCTTCAGGGTAGCTTACTGTGACATTCTCATCATCGGCAGTATCTGTAACTCCACTGGCTGCTCCAAAAATACGTTGGGAGTCATCACCCCATGACCTAAACATACCAGTATCACCTGATGGTGAGATTACATTGCCTCCCACATTAAGGCGATAAACATTTTCCAAGGCAGTAGAATTGTCAATAATTAAAGGGGATTTTTGACCCACAATTAAGGTAGATCCATCTCCTGTATTATAGATATCAGGATGTGAAATCATTTCGATCCCATTGACAAAGGCAAAGGAGTTTGAAATAATTGGAGAAGGTGTGAAAGTTATGTTCAAAGTTTCAGATGGCACATAGATCGAGAACTCCTTGGTCAAGTAATCATAGGTGAGAGCTTCAGCAGTTTGTGCTGCACTGAAGTTTCTAAGTAAAGTATATGATCCAGAGGTGACACTGAAGATGGCATTAATAGCATTAAGCTTGTTGTAAGACGAGGGATAAAAATACAAACGGACAAACTTACGACCAGGTGCTACAGGGAAACTATAGGTGAACTCAGACTGGAAAACACGGGCAGACATAAAAGGAACTTGAGGGACAGAGGGCTTTTGATCAGCAGCATCAGAGATTGATGACTTAGTACTCAACATAAATTTTGAGCCAATATCTGTGCCCCA from the Capsicum annuum cultivar UCD-10X-F1 chromosome 9, UCD10Xv1.1, whole genome shotgun sequence genome contains:
- the LOC107842405 gene encoding receptor-like protein kinase FERONIA, whose protein sequence is MTDDSKFCFLLVSTFLLLAVVVNVTLAANYVPGDNILVNCGGPNNLPDADGRKWGTDIGSKFMLSTKSSISDAADQKPSVPQVPFMSARVFQSEFTYSFPVAPGRKFVRLYFYPSSYNKLNAINAIFSVTSGSYTLLRNFSAAQTAEALTYDYLTKEFSIYVPSETLNITFTPSPIISNSFAFVNGIEMISHPDIYNTGDGSTLIVGQKSPLIIDNSTALENVYRLNVGGNVISPSGDTGMFRSWGDDSQRIFGAASGVTDTADDENVTVSYPEGMPSYVAPLDVYKTARSMGPTAQVNLQYNLSWVFSVDPGFSYLVRLHFCEITTNITKVNQRVFVIYMNNQTAEPAADVIAWAGRNGVPFYKDYVVSVPSGASQQDLWLALHPNVASKSNWYDAILNGIEIFKVSDTNGNLAGPNPVPVAEPDHIDPLPSKKGQSKNNTSAIGGGIGGGIAAAILISLVVCLVARRRKRGKVQSPSDGPSGWLPLSLYGNSHTSGSTKTNTTGSYASSLPSNLCRHFSFAEIKAATNDFDEALLLGVGGFGKVYQGDIDGGTKVAIKRGNPLSEQGVHEFQTEIEMLSKLRHRHLVSLIGYCEENCEMILVYDYMAHGTLREHLYKTQKPPLPWKQRLEICIGAARGLHYLHTGAKHTIIHRDVKTTNILLDEKWVAKVSDFGLSKTGPTLDHTHVSTVVKGSFGYLDPEYFRRQQLTDKSDVYSFGVVLFEILCARPVLNPTLPKEQVSLAEWAFHCYKKGTFDQIIDPYLKGKLAPECLKKFTETAVKCVSDVGVDRPSMGDVLWNLEFALQLQESAEECGKGFGKVDVEEGFDVTCKGKKDLNASPGYDASMTDSQSSGVSMSIGGCSLASEDSDGLTPSAVFSQIMNPKGR